In the genome of Lathyrus oleraceus cultivar Zhongwan6 chromosome 4, CAAS_Psat_ZW6_1.0, whole genome shotgun sequence, the window CTCCTGCCATGAACGGGGAGAATGTTTCTGTCAATGAAAGATCATTCACTTCCAACATTATCATTAAAAGGTGTTTAACCAACATTGAAGAGATTATATAGTTGATGAAGATGTCTCCTAGAAGCCAAGTAACGTCATCCCATGAAAACAGGCATGTTGGAAATAAACCTTTTTTGTGTTTAGGGAAAATGTGTGGGAATATTAGAGGCTTGAATAGAAACTTGATAGGTAGAagaattatttatggaagagagaaTTTTGTATTTTTTCTTGATGCAAAAGTGTAGGATTACAtctatttatagtactctaagGAGAATTCTAGATACACTAATTCTAGAGAGTTATCAACTCtagacattcaaagagtattctagaaAACATTACAATCCTAAGAAATATCTAGACACTCCAAATACTACAAGACTTTTCTAGAGACATTACCCAAAATAAATTAAGCTCAAAATAACTAAGCCCAAAAATCAAATAATAAGGTTAGACccaaatcaagtttaatatttcaacatcCCCCCTTAAACTTGATTTGTGACTCCAAGCATATTCCTTAGCTTCATGAAAGTTTCCAATTTGAGTGGCTTGGTGAAAATGCCGGCAGTTTGATCTCTAGACATCACATACTTCAATTTCACCTCCTTCTTCTCGATGCATTCTCTTATGAAGTGGTAACGGGTGTCGATGTGCTTTCTTCTTTCATGAAATACAGGATTCTTTGCCAAAGCAAGTGCTGATTTATTGTCAACACATATTTCGACAGGATCTTCTTGTGGAGTTTTTAACTCTTTCAACAAATTCCTTAGCCAAATTGCATGACAAACACATGATGTGGCAGCAACATACTCAGCTTCACAAATTGACAGTGTGATGATAGGTTGCTTCTTTGACATCCAAGTGAAAGCAGTGTCTCCCATAAAGAACATAAAACCAGTAGTGTTCTTTTTATCATCCAAGTCTCCACTCCAACCACTATCACTATAGCCAATAATTTCAAAATTGTTAAAAGAGTAATAGTGCAAGCCAAAGTTTGTTGTACCTTTGATGTATCGAAGGATTCTTTTTGTCGCCTTGAAGTGAGTTGTTGTTGGAGCTTCCATGTAGCGACTTACGACTCCTACATCATAGAGAATATTCAGCCTTGTACTTGTCAAGTAACGCAGACTTCTAACCAAACTTTTGTAAAGAGTTGTATTAACAATCTCTCTATTTTCATGCTTACTCAACTTGCTGCCACATTCCATCGGGGTGCCAACTGGATTGGCATCATCCATCTTGAACTTCTTAAGGACTTCTTTGGCATACCCTTCTTGGGTGATAAAAATTCATTTGTCTTCTTGCTTTACTTTGATGTCGAGATAATATTCCATGAGACCCATATCTGTCATCTCAAATTCATTTGACATGTCTTTCTTGAACTCTTCGAACATGCTTAAATGATTTCCTGTGAAGACcaagtcatcaacatataagcacACAATCAAAATATCTCCACTTTGCGCTTTAATATAGAGTGCATGCTCATATGGACACTTGATGAAGTTCTTGTCTTGAAAGTACTTGTCGATTTGAACATTCCAAGCTCTCGGTGCTTGCTTGAGTCCGTACAATGCCTTCTTCAACTTCAAGGCTTTTTCTTCTTTCACTTTTACTTCATAGCCTTATGGTTGCTCGATATAAACTTCTTCGCGAAAACCATTTAAGAAGGTCGacttcacatccatttgatagatcttccattcattttgggatGCCAAAGAAATGATCAGTCTAATAGTTTCAAGACGAGCAACGAGGGAAAATACCTTATCATAGTCAATTCCTTGTCTTTGACTATAACCTTTCGCCACCAATCTTTCTTTGTATCTCTCCACGCCTCCTTTTGCATTCTTCTTCTCTTTGTACACCCATCTTACTCTGATTGCTTCGTGTCCTCGTGGAAGTGTAGTAAGTTCCCATGTATCATTCTTCGTGATTGACTTGATTTCTTCTTCCATGGTGTCTCTCCACTTTATGTTTTCAACTGCTTCTTGATAGCTTAGAGGCTCGCAATTACCCAAAAGGAAAAAAAAGGTTAATGTTATTTATGTTTTCGGTTACCTCATAAAGCTCTTCAATACTCCTTAGTCGTGGTGTCCTCTCACTTGAGCTTGTTTCATCCAACCATGGTGTCGGTGAGGCCGGTGGTGTAATAGTTTCCTCTATCATTGGTTGTTCCatttcgtcttcttcttcaaagtAAGGAAGAAAATCGTACCTGTCTTCTTAAACACTCCAATCCCAACAATCTTTTTCTTCGAACTCCACATCACGACTTATGACGATATTTCCACTATTTGGATTATAGAGCTTGTACCCTTTGGAGCTTGAGTCGTAACCGACGAATACATACTTCTGACTTTTATCTTCGAGCTTTGTTCTCCTTTCATCAGGAACATGAGTATAGGCAATGCTTCCAAACACTTTGAGGTGAGAGATCCCAGGATTCCTTCCACTTCATGCTTCTTGTAGTGTCTTCTCATGCACGTTTCTTGTTGGGGAGCAGTTTGTTAGATAAACCGCACATGCCATTACTTAGGCCCAAAACTCTTTAGGCATCTTCTTGATCTTAAGCATGCTTCGCACCATGTTAAGCATGGTCCGATTCTTTCTCTTTGCTattccattttgttgtggtgatATTGGCACTGTTAGTGGGCGGAGGATTCCATGGTCTTCACAATATTTATGGAACTCATTTGAAAAGAACTCTCCTCCTCTGTCAGATCTCATGGCCTTAATGGAAATACCAATTTCTTTCTCCACAAGGGCTTTGAACTTCTTAAAGTTTTCAAACACTTCTGACTTCTccttcaagaaataaacccatgtTTTTCTAGAATAATTATCAATAAAGAGGATAAAGTATTTACTCTTACCAAAAGAGTTTGGATTGATTGGTCCACAAACATCATTGTGTATGAGCTCTAGTGGTTTTGTCTCTCTTGACGTTGATTCCTTTGGAAAGCTTTTTCGGAATTACTTCCCAACTAGACATCCTTCACGTAGTTGGTATGGGTGGTTTATACTAGGAAAGCCTCTCGCCATTTCCTTCTTTGACAAATATTTTAGACTGCCTAAGTTGAGATGTCTGAATCGTAGATGCCATAATCACGAAAAGTCGGTATAGCAAGTCTTGAGACACTTTACAACATCATTTTGAATGTTCAAGAGGAACATTCTATTATTTGACATAGGCACCTTAGCAATCAAGTTATATCAACAATCTCTTAAGAAAATACTATGTTCTTTCAAGTGGATGTCATATCTTTTCTCTAATAATTGTCTCAAGCTCAAAATATTATTCTTCATGTTAGGAACATAATAGACATTGGATATGAATTGATGACTCACGTTCTTTAAGCATATAAGAATTTTACCTTTTCCTTTGACCGGTATCTTTGAGTCATCTCCAAATGAGACATTGTCAGTTGTCGCTTCATTGATCTCTACGAACATGCTTCGATCGTCGCAGATGTGATTGCTTGCGTTGGTGTCGAGGTACAATttgtttcttttctcttcaaCTTGGTTTTGGCACGCGAGCAACAAAGTTTCTTCTTCTCCGCCTTTTTCTTCTACAAAGGTAGCTTTCTCCATAACTTTTTTCGAGAATCTACACTCAGATGCATAGTGACCGATCTTGTTGCAGTTGAAGCACTTGATTTGTGATTTGTCACACCTCGACCATGAATTTCCTCTTCCACGACCTCTTGTTGCTTGTGGATTACAACTTCTTTCTCTATTGTTAGATTAGTTGTTGTAACTGCCTCTTCCTTCTCCTCAATGTCCTCGTCCACGCCCACAATCGTGGACATGACCTCGTCCTCTTTGACTCTTATAATTCGCATAATTTGTTTTCTTTATGTTGATTTGTAGTAGTTTTTCCATAGCCTCCTTTTGtttaatttttctcttttgtttttcttcgTATGCTTGTAAGGAACCCATGAGTTGTTCAATAATCATGGTATTTAAATCTCtattttcttcaatgttggtTACAATGAAGTCAAAACTTGGATTGAAAATACGAAGTATTTTCTCCATGACTTTCACCGCATTAACATCTTCGCCATTTCTTTTAAGTTGATTAACTACGGTCAATACTCGAGAAAAATAATTAGAAATTGACTTAGACTCTTCCATAAATAAACGTTCAAAATCACCTCTAAGAGTTTGAAGACGAATCATATTCACCTGTTTCACTCCTTTGTTGCAAGTTTGAAGTTTGTCATATGCTTCTTTGGTCGTCGTTGCGTTGGAGATCTTCTCAAATGTATCTTCATCCACCGATTGATAAATAAGGAAGAGAGCTTTATTGTCTCTCTTTCTTGACTCCTTCGTCTCCTTTACACCTTGACTTAGCGAGGCTTCATCTTACTCCTTTAAACCTTTCTCAACGATATCACACACATCTTGAGCTCCTAGTAGCGCCTTCATCTTGATACTCCAATTGTCATAGTTGTTCTTTGTGAGCATCGGCATTTGGAAAGGGAAACCTCCATTCGCCATTTTTTTAGGACCTTGAAGCTCTTATGCCACTTTATTGGAAATAAACTATTTTTGTGTTTAGGGAAAGTGTGTGGGAATATTAGAGGCTTGAATAGAAACTTGGTAGGTAAGATaattatttatggaagagagaaTTTTGTATTTTTTCTTGATGCAAAAGTGTAGGATTACAtctatttatagtactctaaggagaactctagacacactaattctagagagttctcaactctagacattcaaagagtattctagaaaatattacaatACTAAGAAATATCTAGACACTCCAAATACTATAAGACTTTTCTAAAGATATTACGCAAAATAAATTAAGCCCAAAATAACTAAGCcaaaaaatcaaataataagaTTAGACACAAATCAAATTTAATATTTCAACAAGGCAAACGATGCCACATTCCCACCTTGTCAATGGAGCGTATCATTTGTACATGTCATggtaaaaaaaaaaataataataataataatatatatagTTAGAGGTTATGAGCAAAATATGTTTTGTCTAAATTTTTTGGACTAAATATATTTGAGTTTTCTTGCTTATATTTTGTCTAATCCTTATATGTATTGTTTAATTGGAGCTGGTGTTGTTCATCAGTAAATGAGTCTTGCAACTCATTCTTGTTAGTTTGTCATGTTCAAAGTTTGTGCTTTAAAAGTGGAAACCGTAAAAATTAAGAATGCCATGGTACTTATAATTATCCACGTAACTAATATGCTAACTGACATATCATTTGTTTGCTACTGGTTGGGTTATATTTACTACCTTAATGAAAAAAATTTGTCTGTAGAAAATATGACGGTAGTATGTCCGTACTTAATCAGGTTTGGTCTTCATTTAGGTGTAAAGTTTGTCTTGGTTTTTAATGATTATTTATAACTAAAGTGTTTGAAACTATCTTTCTGTTTGGATTTTATACTAATGGAAGGACTTTTATCTAACTTCTTCCAAGCTTCGTATGTTTTCTAAATAAAAAGAAGCTTTACTTTCAAGTTAATAAAGTTtgttattttttctatttttttttatacATTGTAATAAGAGTATTTGCAAGCCATATTTGACATCACACTCCTCACAAGCGCTAAACTAGCATACCCAGAAATGAAAGCAGTCCAAGACATATATTGTTTTAAACGTTTTctattatattttaaattatgTGATTTTCAATTTGCTTCACTTTTATGGAAACGGTTAACAACAAGACATATTTCTCCCCCCATTATTTAAAGGACATCCGTAGATATTGGGCGTTTATTTTCAATGCGCTACTTAAAAAAGGTATTAATGTATAcctttgattttgatttttataaaTATATGATTTTGGCTTTATTTGATGGTTGTAATAATATATGACAATGATGTATATATGtttgtaaataatatttttgacTTTGATGTAAATAATATTTAGGTAATATATGTATAAAATACAAGTATAAGAAAATACATGTTTGTAATATagcaaataaaataaaatatttcacTACAGTTATTTACAATAACCGTTGTGATAGGTAGTGTACCAATTATTTATTGCACAAGAGTTGTTTACTTTAGCTATTGTGATAGATAGAGCGCTCATTAGTTTATCACAATTATCACACGCCTGTGGTAAAAGACAACACACTTACAACCACGCCCTACCTCACAACGATTGTTCAATTGTGATGGTATTCCTTTATCAACCGTTGTTAAATATATTTTTCGTAGTAGTGCTTGTATTTTCACTTTCATATTTCTGACTCTAAACTCATATTACTTGTTTCTAAAATAATAGataaatattgatccaaattaGTTTATAGACGGATAAATCAATTAAGCTAGTAagtgttgaattgtaattccttgtgtccaagcaggttgctcgacaggACAATGAAGTATCGGATCACCTAGTATGTTGAGTTGAATTAGTGTGTggaagtgtcgaagcatgttgcttcacacaggattttgACTTATGCCTAatttagtagtgttagctattttgggctttggcttcagaaccaagttaacctaaatctataaatagagggagtaacccttatttttgtaatgatgtgagtagagtattcataacattgtattcacagtattttacagttgcaaagtgaataagaagttttccacagtttgtgggcagagagaaactctgtcgaatttttaattcttcttctccttcatcgttctttactttctttctttctccattgttcttctcttttaATTGTTCTTGTGTGGGTTATAACAATCTTTTTCATCAAGTTGATTGAAATTATCCATAGGTTTTaggggatttccaacatctgatatcaagagctccggtttaaACGATTTGCGAGAAGAAAAACACCAtggcaatgaatcatccaaacgggcattttccagcaaatcttctgattctcaagaacaaaaattatgagaattggtgcaagcagataaaggttgtgttctgttatatagatctttgggatcttgtgaaggaatgagtagcaacgcttgcagaagacgcgacagatcaagaaaaggttgcacataaataattgaagaagaaagattataaagctctctttataattcatcaatgtgttgatgcaggtaactttgaaaaggttagtgatgcagagtcagcgaaagaagcatgggaattctgaagaaaTTGTTTGGAGGCGTggaaaaggtgaaagaggtgaggttacaaactcacaaaagaatgtatgaattacttcagatggaagacaatgaaagcataactgatttcttcaccaaggttacgaaactggtgaatcaaatgaaggtatgtggagatgtgttgacatcaagatctgtcgttggaaagatcttgaggtcgttggctccaaagttctACCACGTGGTAGTATCCATAGAAGAGTCGAAtgatttgtcaaaactgacaaaggaagagcttcaatggaagcttgaatctcatgaacaaagaatggctaAAAGAGTTGTAGGAAAGTCGGAGAGTGATATGGCTTTACAGGcgcaatcaacaaaagaaaggaaaTGCAAAGGAATCTGAAATGGAAACAAAAgcagaggaggttacaacaattcgactggtcgagatcagcaagaaggaaactggtaGAATTAGAGAAAACCatggaaccaaggcaaccaaagaggtggtgttgtagGTAGAGGAATAAGTGATGGTCAAAAGCCAGAtaagagtcacattcagtgttacaactgtcatacggtgaactgacttggggtgttttgctttttatcgcaatgtcgcggatagcaagagtcgccaccgacttttcttttatccaataaggaaagggggaaaagaacaggaaagacctcaatagattttgggttcgggaggtacattatacaaagggaaggtgttagcaccctttgtatccatggttatccatgggctcttaattactgaatcacttatatttttgtctgaaaagtgtcggtgaattgcttaaaaaatgtttgaaagagagtttaactttgtaatgattctcgtatgaatgtatacaaagtatttatctcatttgattttgaaaatggtttagaaaaatataactcggtaatgattctagtatgaatgtataccaagtggtgattttctaggatttgtaaagtgtaaagtgtgaggggtgaaaaatgttttaggttatgatccagtaattgagagttataccttcctgaggtcgttatgaacgtttcctatccttatgagggtaaaactgtccttactattgagaagtaagtaattttaccctttggatgtttaagggtcatcgtagggtcatcgataggtcattgaaggcaacagttgtaaggataccttagcattcgaaggggcgatcatcatttaaccgtaggctacaccgaagggtcatcgagggacaaaatcgtattttcgaaggcaacatccgagggaccatgatttattttatgatgatttaaccgaagggccattgctaagtgtatccccacattcgcgggacatgaccgttataccgtaatcgtagggtaacaaaagagaggtccaagatcacttatttaacggccgcattttaaagttaattaggtgattatgatgaatctccacattaaaatcaatacattaaaaataatacattaaaattaatacattaaaattaattattaaaattaattattaaaattaacacattaaaattaattaagcaatttagggtgggcctccacaagggtatcccacaaataaagtggaagacctaacggcggtctttttttctgggacatatgaacctttgcaaaattcaacaaacgggttagcataccaaatcagggtgcaatcgaggattacaccgcaaaagaaatcacaacagtaataggatcaaataaaaaatgcctggctatgataaaacatgaatgaaaagtcataacagaaaagttggctactgtcaggttcgcgcctgcctcgcctagcgacggcctagcgaatactcgctacatgctcgcttagcgatgtgctagcgagcggctgcgggttttgaatttcagaatagtatgacttcaacctgcggcatggcttatggcatccaacacataattacatggttcagcattcacaatattcaggcacatttaaattctcatgcaaaacttcaaaatgtttatgaattcaattataatatcctccacaaattaagaacatgaagtggtaccatatgccaaatgagagCACAAAACGAcatcacatgcaaattaagacactaaagcggtaccacatgcaaaataagaaccTAAAGTGATGATCAAATACCGATTAAGAATCCTAAATCATATGCCAAGtaagaaactaaagcgataatagtgctgcaaacctgtttgcaaatcgagttgcaaccttgaattggcgagccggattgagtggggcgacggtagcttcggagcgggtaagcggccttcagggtttccgccttctgaactctttggatcagcagggtttctgtgtttctccctctggatgcgtgtttccgtccgtcttcgtccgtctctgtCCCTTTTTCATGGCAGAGGAgtaggtatttatagtagtggtagtggtgacctaatgggcttagaATGAGGTCCAAAATTTCAAACTTTCGCgagcttcgctaggcgaaggaattgctcgcctagcgagccaactaggtctgggctttttcctgggtccaactcttcgctgggcgagtggcatgaggcaatgttcgctaggcgaaggagctgctcgcctagcgagccagttattttgggccgcctgtggattgggcctgttgtgagtgggcttttgtccatttgatatcagtgccttgcagaacaagtcagagggtcttggaaaatgctttgtaatatcaacgggcaaattttggggtatgacagctgcccctgttcaatactcttgaaccgagagagtagaatggtatgtgccgttcgtggtctggaggtgaaagattattgaacactagaatgccccaaaaatttgcacttgccaattagtcttggtggagatgggcttaaagatgccatccaggtagtttgatgaggagatttccagattgtgtcgtacgctagacgatgtctgaagacatggatgtcataccgggtcatacactagaccgtatagtgagtcatccattatgctatcgacttcgctggggagtcagagtgtgttatacgttgctggggataagggatcagaatggatcatacgctggatcagatctgagttgcagaatgagccgtctgttaggctgtgtctgatgatgaaagggggtagtcgtacactagactacacttcagaaatgtaccgtacactaggtagcatctgaaGGGACGAAtgtctaactgggtcgtacattagaccgtatctgagcggaatgagccgtccattaggctgaatctgatgataaaagggggtagtcgtacactagactacacttcagaaatgtaccgtacactaggtagcatctgaggagacaaatGTCTCACTGGGTCGTGCATTAGACCGTATCggagcagaatgagccgtccattaggctgaatctgatgataaaagggggtagtcgtacactagactacacttcagaaatgtaccgtacactaggtagcatctgaggagacaaatGTCTAACTGGGTCGTGCATTAGACCGTATCGAAGCAGAATGAGCCGTtcattaggctgaatctgatgataaaagggggtagtcgtacactagactacacttcagaaatgtaccgtacactaggtagcatctgaggagacgaaggtcaaattgggtcgtacattagaccgtatctgagcagactgagccgttcattaggctgaatctgatgataaaaagggggtagtcgtacactagactacacttcagaaatgtaccgtacactaggtagcatctgaggagacgaatgtctaactgggtcgtacattagaccgtacctgagcagactgagccgtccattaggctgaatctgatgacaaaaggggggtagtcgtacactagactacacttcagaaatgtaccgtacactaggtagcatctgatagtatttgtatatgctgaatttgcaataaatgtctgggatgggcttatagatgccatcgttaggaggatgtcagaatgaatgttgtcatggagtgtatctgaaagatgtagttgaatcctgaatgtaattgataaggatgtccgtctgaatggacctttgttttgactatgtcaggaggataattgacctgaaaaataaagttagcttcatgccatgtcatgatgcatgagatgcaaatgttgtatgcatgcgtaggctgtgaaatgatgtaatgagtgaattatgtGTCTGGAATgaatgagagcattgtatacatgtatatgttatgaaatgatgtaatgtatatgatgcggaacgaaaattgtatgtaggtatgtgatgtgaagTGATGTAACGAAGGCcctatgcgtctgaaacgttcttccaggggactctactgggggaataaatctcagtcttctggtcggagatatttgtattgatgaccctttcttagctgggggtatttgacctttatctgatggcagagatattcaacagagcctggctgggggtagaagagatgacccatttgtctagtagtgccaattgCTTTTAgggaataactggcttagccggggaatagaattggcaacagattcattggaaagcctggttagaccttctccttgatcctgaagtccttcagtaattgtcattgttattttatgcatgtattttgataaacattgatcatattcaaatgcatatatcaattcaagttaaatcaacggacgtttacgcaaacaaaacagagaaagtaaaacaaaagcatcttttcggaaataaaattgtattgattttgaaagagggcctataaataggcaatttgagtacaaggagacagaaatcctagtaagaggaaattgtcaggcaaacaaagagaaagctatgcagaaaaagtcctatcgattctaattccaccactgtcattatgtcttcaagcatctcatctcctgctatcggatagaagtgattggcttgttcagtcccttgaacttggttgaagcagacagagaacggggtatagtcatacgctttaatccctaattttttcctggaccgccttttcaggttttcagtccaccgggatatccttttttgcccaagccgccttttcaggttttcgacttgccgggtgtacgtttttatatgtttatccctaatttttgcccgaacccttttggttcgccgggatgcccttacttttgccaAGGTACGTCGccctagcgggtctcttttatgcgtagtattttttttaactatgtcagcgttcacaggatgcgggaactcttcgccgtccattgtagcaagcatcatggctccaccagagaataccttcttaactacaaatggcccttcgtatgtgggagtccatttgcccctgaGATCACCTTTTGGTAGGATGATACGCTTGATCATCAAggcgccaagttggtacacctgtctcttgacctttttgttaaatgcttgggtcatgtGCTTCTGATATAcctgcccatgacaaacagccgcaagtctcttctcatcaatcagatttatctaatcgagtcgagtctgaatccattcatcttcatctaagcccgcctctttcatgattcttagagagggaatctgaacttccactagtaagatggcttccattccatagactaaagagaacggagttgcccctgtcgtagtgcgcactgaagtgcgataaccgtaaagagtaaagggtaacatctcatgccagtctttgtatgttactgtcatttcttgcatgaccttcttgatattgttagcagtccccacggcgccgttcatctttggccggtacggagaagagttatggtgttttattttgaactgcgtgcagagttcagtaatcatcttgttgttcaaattagtaccattgtcagtgataactctttcaggagacagcaggtttctcaaataggtatttgatagaatccatcttagaagtcaataaggtggtatgattcaacatatactgtcttagtcggcgagcagcccaggccaaagcacagcaagctttctcgggctgtgagtatctcgtttcacagtcggtaccttttgctaaggcagtatatggcatgctcttttcgaccagactcgtcatgttgccccaacacacctcattgaattttctaagacggtcaaatacgtaattaaaggtcttccttcaactggtggcatcggaactggaggttcttggcgatatttcctgattttgtcataaacttcttggcattcatcattccataccatctcttgattttgtctcagtaatttgaagatgggtttgcaggtggcagtcaagtgtggaatgaatcgggcaatgtaattcgagtgccccaagaaacctctgacttctttcttgtttatttcagtacccagatttacaatttcaattgattcctcatgcggctgtatagtcttttcttcttgc includes:
- the LOC127138063 gene encoding secreted RxLR effector protein 161-like, giving the protein MDDANPVGTPMECGSKLSKHENREIVNTTLYKSLVRSLRYLTSTRLNILYDVGVVSRYMEAPTTTHFKATKRILRYIKGTTNFGLHYYSFNNFEIIGYSDSGWSGDLDDKKNTTGFMFFMGDTAFTWMSKKQPIITLSICEAEYVAATSCVCHAIWLRNLLKELKTPQEDPVEICVDNKSALALAKNPVFHERRKHIDTRYHFIRECIEKKEVKLKYVMSRDQTAGIFTKPLKLETFMKLRNMLGVTNQV
- the LOC127138064 gene encoding uncharacterized protein LOC127138064 — its product is MANGGFPFQMPMLTKNNYDNWSIKMKALLGAQDVCDIVEKDTFEKISNATTTKEAYDKLQTCNKGVKQVNMIRLQTLRGDFERLFMEESKSISNYFSRVLTVVNQLKRNGEDVNAVKVMEKILRIFNPSFDFIVTNIEENRDLNTMIIEQLMGSLQAYEEKQKRKIKQKEAMEKLLQINIKKTNYANYKSQRGRGHVHDCGRGRGH